The nucleotide sequence GCGGAGGACGGCACCCGGCTGTGGAAGCTCGGTACGGGCGGGGGTTCGGCGCTCTCCATGCAGTACCGCGACGAGCGGCTCTATCTGGTGACCACGGACGGCTCGCTGGTCTGCGTGGACGCGAGCGAGGCGGCCATCGAGGCGGCCCAGGAGGGCACGGTCCCGGTCGCCCGGGACATCAAGCTCGCCGCCGCCCTGCCGGTGTACGAGCCGGCCACGACCGTCACCGCCGTGACGTCGGTCAGCGACGCCCCGGCCGGTTCGGTGGTCGTGGAGTGCGTGACGGAGAACGGCAGGACGCGGGTACGGGTCGTCTCCCAGGGCTACGACTCCGGGTGGAACGTGCAGTTCCCCCGGGCGATCCGGGAGCCCGGCGCGCGGTACGTGGTCGACGCGCTGCACCCCGCCGCCGGCGGCTTCTACCGGGTCCGCGGTGACATCCGGCGGCTGCGATGACGGCGGGCCCGGGCGGCGCGCGCCCGGGCGGGGGCGCGGGCTCCGGCGGTGGGGGCTCCGGGGGTGCGGGAGCGGGCTCCGGGGGAGGGGGCACCTTCGAGGCGGCGACGGGCGACGGCCCGCCGGTGGGCGCGGCGGACGCCGAGCAGCGGTCAAGGGAGGTCCGGGCCGCCCTCGACGGACTGCTGCAGATCAGACGGCTGACCCTCCGCCAGGGCGGCGGCGACCCGAGGGCCCTGCCCGCCGACTGGGAGCGGCGGCAGCCGGTCCGCGCGGTGGCCCTGGCCCTGGAGTCCGGTGGGCTGACGCCCTCCTCGGTGGACGCCACCGGGGCGCGGACGACCGCCGGGTACCGCGTGCGGGCCGGCGACCGGCCGGAGACCGCCGTGGTCGAGTGGCTGGGCCCGCCGGGCTCGGGCGCCGCACGGGAGGAGGCGGAGGCGCTCGGCGCGTGCGTGCCGCGGCTGGCCCGGCTCGGCTGGGAGGCCCTGCTGTACAAGGGCCCGCGCGGCCACCGCTACCTGGAGGTGGAGCCGATGGCGGGCTGAAACCGGGCCCGGTGGGGCCGCGAGGTCAGGCGATCGAGGCGGAGACGATCGCCGAGACCGCGATGTTGCACGAGGCGGTCACCCAGACCGCCGGGTGCGGCTGCGGGTCGACCAGGGTGGCGCCCAGCTTGCCCGGGGTGACCAGGTCGACCACCAGGAAGGCCACGGCCATCATCACCAGGCCGAGCAGGCCGAACGCGGCCGTCGAGACGAGACCCTTGCCGAAGTTGTCGTAGGTCGTCCAGATCGAGGTGAAGACGATGCCGCCGATGCCGAGGAGCGCGGAGCTCAGCAGGATCGCGGCGTTGCGGTTGCGGTCCTCCCAGATCTGCCGCCCGAGCTTGCCGGGGGTCAGCAGGTCCACGAGCACGATGCCGAGGATCAGCAGGACCACGCCGAGGGCGCCGTAGGCGCCGGCCCGGCCGAGGCCGTTGACGATGTCGCTCATGGGGTGCCGGTCTCCGGGAAGTCACGATCACGGGGGATCGGTGGTCAAGGACCGGCAAAATGTAGCGCACGCGTCAACGGCGGCCGCCGCCCGCCCGGGCATCGGGCGGACGGCGGGGGCTGGTGAACGGCAGGCGGGCGGGGCCGCGACCGGGGGAGCGGGCGCCGAAGCGTCCCGATCAGGTCCCCGGCGGCAGCTTCTTGGCGCGCGAGCGCACCTGGAAGGCCGTGACGATCTCGACCGCGCCGACGGCGACGAGCCAGATGCCGCCCAGGACCATCAGCACCGCGGCCGACTCCAAGGGGGAGACAATGAGGACCACACCGGCGAGCGCGTTGACGATGCCGAGGAAGATGTGCCAGCCGCGGGCCGGCATCGCCGGGTCGGAGGCCGCCGCGATGGTCTCCGTGATGCCGCGGAAGAGCCAGCCGATCCCGATCCAGAGCGCGAGCAGCAGGATCGACTGCGTCGCGCCCCGGAAGCAGAGCAGGCCCAGCAGGATCGACAGGGCGCCGCTGATGAACGCCATGACCCGCAGCGCGGTCGTGGTGTGCGTGCCGAAGGCGGCGACCAGCTGCATGACGCCGCTGAACAGCAGGAAGAGGCCGAAGAGCACACCGGCCACGAACAGCGACGCGCCCGGCCACACCAGGACGAGGACGCCGAGTACCAGCGCCGCGAACCCGGCCACCAGCAGCGCCTGCCAGGCGGCGCCCGCGAGTACGCCCAGAGGGCCGGGAGGTATGTCGTGGTCGTGACGGGGCGGGTGGTCATGGGCCTGTGTCATGAGGGCTCCTTGGTCGCGGGAGACGGCAGAGGGAGGAGGCAGAGGGAGACGGCGGGGAGATGGCGGTCAGAGAGGGGTGGCGTAGGTGCTCAGGAAGAGCGCCTCGGCCAGCGCCATGTGCTCGATCTCGGAGGGGTCCACGCTCTCGTTGGGCGCGTGGATGAGGCAGCCGGGCTCCTCGACGCCGATCAGGGCGATCTCCGCGTCGGGGAAGTGGGAGGCGAGCACGTTGCAGAGCGGGATCGAACCGCCCTGCCCCGACTGGACCATGTCCTTCCCGTACGCCTCACGGAGCGCGGTGCCGAGCGCCCGGTAGGCGGGGCCGTCGGTGCGCGCCCGGAACGGCTGCCCGGCGCCCTCCTGTTCCACCTCGACCCGGGCGCCCCACGGGGCGGCCCCGGTCAGGTGGTCGGTGAGGGCGCGTACGGCCTCGTCCGCGTCGATCCCGGGCGGGATCCGCAGGCTGACCCTGGCGCGTACCGTCGCCTGCACCGCCGCCGAGGAGCCCACCACCGGCGGGCAGTCGATGCCGAGGACGGTCACGGCGGGCCGTGCCCACAACTCGTCGGCGACCGAGCCCGTACCGACCAGGGAGACGCCGTCGAGGGCGCCCACATCCGTACGGAACTGCTCGGCCGGGTAGTCGACCCCGGTCCAGGCGCCGTCGCCCGGCAGGCCCTTGATCGCAGTGTTGCCGTGTTCGTCACGGAGGCTGTCGAGGATGCGGACCAGGGCGGCGAGCGCGTCGGGCGCGGGCCCGCCGAACATGCCGGAGTGCATCGGGCCCTTGAGGGTGGAGACGGTGACGACGACGTCGGCGAGCCCGCGCAGCGAGGTGGTCGTGGTGGGCAGACCGCGCGCGAAGTTGCCGGTGTCGCAGATCAACAGGGTGTCGGCGGCGAAGAGTTCGGGCCGCAGCGGCACCAGCCGCTCCAGGCCTCCGGTGCCCTGCTCCTCCGAACCCTCCGCCACGAACTTGATGTTCACGGGGAAGCCCCGGCCCTCGGCGCCGCCGAGCGCGCGGAGCGCCGTGAGGTGCATGGCGATGTTGCCCTTGCAGTCGGCCGCGCCGCGCCCGAACCAGCGTCCGTCGCGTTCGGTGAGTTCGAACGGCGGGGTCTCCCAGGCCGCGTCGTCCAGCGGCGGCTGGACGTCGTAGTGGCAGTAGAGGAGGACGGTGGGCGCCCCCTCGGGGCCCGGCGCGTGTCCGACGACCGCGTCCGTGCCGTCCGGGGTCGTCACCCGCCGCATGTCGCGGAGTCCCGCCTCGGTGAAGGCCCGTACGAGGAAGTCGGCGGCCTCGGCGCACTCCTCCGGCGGGAACTGGCGCGGGTCGGCCACGGAGCGCATCGCCACGAGCGCGGTCAGGTCCTCCTTCGCCCGGGGCATCAGGGCCCGGACCTTCTCCCGCAGGGCTGCGGTCCCGGTGGACTCGGCGGTCATGCGTACCCACTTCCCTCGGGCCGGCGCGGGGGCGCGGCGCGCGGGCCCCCGGGACGGCGACTGCCCTCCCACCCAAGCACCGGCGGACAAACGCCGCAAAACATGACTCGGACGGCGTATCTGTCAGGGCTCCCGGGGGCGCGGTCCGGGACGGCCGACGACAGTGGACGGCGTACGAGTCCCCACGACGGCGTACGAGTCCCACAGCCTGGGGACGGCGTACGAGTCCCCAACGACCACGGCGTACGAGTCCGCCCCCGCCGCTCCTGGAGGAACAGATGGGCCACCCCAACCGACGCGACCTCGGGCTCCTCTTGCTGCGGGTCGGCACCGGTGCTGTGCTCGCCGCGCACGGCACCCAGAAGCTCTTCGGCTGGTTCGGCGGCGGAGGCATCGAGGGCACCACGAAGGGCATGGAGGCCATGGGCTTCCATCCCGGCCGGGAGAGCGCCATCGCCGCGGGTCTCGGCGAGGCGGGCGGCGGCGCCCTGCTGGCGCTCGGTCTCGCCACCCCGGCCGCGGGCGCCGCGGCCGCCGGAGCCATGACCGGCGCCGTCGCCGTGCACGCCCCGGCCGGCTTCTTCGCCACGAGCGGCGGCTACGAGTACCCGGCCTTCCTCGGCTTCGTCGCCGCCGCCATCGGCGTCACGGGCGCCGGGCGGTACTCCCTTGACCACGCGACGGACCACGTCCTCGACCGCCCCTGGGTGGTGCTCACCGCCTTCCTCGGCACCGCCGTCGCGGCGGCCGCCGTGGTCAACCGCCGTGCCGGCGACCAGGCCGCGGCGGCCGACGCCGCGCCGGACCCGGAGCCCGAGGTCCCGTGACCCTCCCGGACGGAGGGGGCCCGCACGCGTCCGCCGTCCGGGAGGGTTAGGCTCGCCGCAGAGGAAGGGACGGCCGCCGCGCATGAAGATCGATCTGACGGACACCAACTCCAGCAAGATCAACAAGGCGATCCTGGAAGGCCGCAGGGCCGTCGGCACACCCGCCGTCGGCGCCGTGCTCACCCTCGTCGTCGTCACCGACGAGGAGCACGCCTACGACGCCGTCAAGGCCGCCAACGACGCCTCCCGGGAACACCCCTCCCGGACCCTCGTCGTCATCAAGCGCCACGCCCGCACGCCCCGCGAGCGCCACGAACCCCGGCTCGACGCCGAGGTCCGCCTCGGCACCGACGCCGGTTCGGGCGAGACGGTCCTGCTCCGGCTCCACGGCGAACTCGGCGCCCGCGCCGACTCCGTGGTCCTGCCGCTGCTCCTGCCGGACGCGCCCGTCGTCGTCTGGTGGCCCGTCGACGCCCCCCAGGTGCCGTCCCGCGACCCGCTCGGCTCCCTCGCCCAGCGCCGCATCACCGACGCGTACGCGGTGGAGGACCCGCTCGCCGCCCTGGAGACCCGGGCCGCCTCCTACGCCCCCGGCGACACCGACCTCGCCTGGACCCGGCTCACCCCCTGGCGCTCCATGCTGGCCGCCGCGCTCGACCAGGCGCCGCTGACCGTGACGTCGGCGGCCGTCGAGAGCGAGGCGGAGAACCCCAGCGCGGAACTCCTCGCCCGCTGGTTCGAGGTCCGGCTCGGCGTCCCGGTGGACCGGATCGTCACCGACGGACCCGTCGTCACCGCCGTCCGGATGGGCACGGCGGACGGCGAGATCCGCATCGACCGGCCCGAAGGCCCGGTGGCCCGACTCGCGATCCCCGGCCAGCCGAGCCGGGTCCTCGCCCTCAAGGTGCGGACCACCGCCGAGCTGATCGCCGAGGAGCTCCGCCGCCTCGACCCCGACGAGGCCTACGAGGCGGCCCTGCGCGGCCGCGGGCGGTGACGGCGGCCGCGCCCGGCGCGGTCGGCAGGCCCCCTCACGGCTTCTCGAACACCATCACGAAGTCGGCCATCTCCCGTACGCGCGGCACGTCCGGGTCCGGGAGCGCGAGCAGCCGCTCCTGGGTCTCGGCCACCAGCCGGGTGGCCTCACCCGTGACCGGCCAGGCGCCGGTGAAGAGGCCGCCCGACAGGGACCGCGCCATCGCCCGGGGGGACACCCGGAACGTCACCGGACGCTCGGACGCCTTCCCCCGGTAGACGAGCCCCCGCGCCTCGGCGATCGGCGCCAGGGTCCACGGCCCGTCCTGACGGGTCCTGAGCGGATCGAGCCGGTCCTCCAGCGCCCCGACCACGGTCCCGATGTCGTCGGTGGGGCGGGTGCCCCCGGCCGGGATCACCAGATAGCGGCCGCCCGGGCGCAGGATCCGGGCGACCTCGTCGAAGACCCGGCCGTGGTCCGGCCCGGCGTGCAGCAGCCAGGTCGAGACCGCCTGGCGCACGGACCCGGTCCGTACCGGAAGGCGGCAGGCGTCCGCCACCGCCACCCGGGGACCGAGCCGGTCGAGGGCCCGGGCGAGCATCCCGGTCGAGAGGTCGAGCCCGTACACCAGGTGCCCGCGCGCGGCCAGTTCGGCCGCCACGATGCCGGTGCCCACGCCGATGTCGAGCACCGGACCGGCGGCCGGGTCGAGCAGCGGCGTGAGCTGCTCGGCGAAGCCCGCCGCCCGGGCCGCGCCCCCGCGCGAGGCGTCGTACCCGGGGGCGATCGTGTCGAACTCCGCCGCACCGGAGGTCGCAGTCATCCGTCTGTCTCCGTTCGTCTCTCCCCGGCCGTGGCCGGGTCAGGCCTCGGGCGTGAAGGTCACGGGCAGGGTCGCCATGCCGCGCAGGATGCCCTCGCGCCGGCTGAGGTCCGCGTCCGGGTCGGCGAGCCGCAGATCGGGGAAGCGGCGCAGCAGGGTGCCGATGGCGATCCGGGCCTCCGCGCGGGCCAGCGGCGCACCCAGGCAGAAGTGCACGCCATGGCCGAAAGCGAGCTGTTGCGGCACCTCACGGCGTGCAACGTCGAGGATGTCGGGACGGTCGTAGCGGGCCGGGTCGCGATTGGCCGCGGCGAGCCCGATGATGATCATCTCGCCGGCCGGTACGGTGACCCCGCCGATCTCGTACGGGTCGGTGGTGAAGCGGGCGACGCCCCGGCTCACCGGGCCCTCGTAGCGCAGGAGTTCCTCGATCGCGCCCGGCAGCAGCGAGGGGTCGTCGCGCAGGGTGGCGAACTGCTCCGGGTGCCGCAGCAGGGCGTGCACGCCGTTGGCGATCAGGCTGGCCGTCGTCTCGTGCCCGGCGAGCGTGAGCAGGATCGTCATCGCCGTCAGCTCGCGGTCGCTGATCCGCTCCTCGGCCTGCGCCGCGCAGAGCGCGCTCAGCAGGTCGTCCTTCGGCTCCTTCTTGCGCTGGGCGATCAACGGCTCGAAGAACTCGGTGAGTTCGGCGCGGGCGCGGGCTCCCTTGGCGAGCCGCTCGGGGGTGTTCGGCGGCATGATGAGGCCGACCGCGAGGCGGGCGAAGTCGGGCTGCCCCTCGGCCGGGATGCCGATGAGGTCGCTGAGTACGGCCATGGGGAGCGGCAGGGCGAACTCCGAGACCAGGTCGGCGGATCCGCGCGCCGCGACCGCGTCGAGGAAGGCGTCGGTGTGCGCCTGGACGCGCGGCGCGAGCTGCTCCACCCGGCGGGCGGTGAAGGCCTTCGAGACGAGGTTGCGCAGCCGGGTGTGGTCCTCGCCGTTGGCGACGAGCATGCTGGCCATCAGGACGTTGGTGCGCTCCTGGTGGGCCATCTCCTCCTCGAGTCCGTTGACGCCGACGGGGCTGCTGCTGAGCCGGGGGTCGGTGAGCGCCGCCACCGCCTCGTCGTATCCGGTGACCATCCAGACTTCAAGAGTGGGATTCAGCCGTACCCGCTGGACGACGCCGTGCTCGCGGATGCGTTCGAAGAGCGGGTAGGGGTTGGGCTGTTGAGCGACGTTTACCGGGACATCGTGAACGATTGTCTGGTCTTGACCGGTCATCTTCCGTAACTCCCCGAAGCTTTGTGAAAGATCTCTGGCAGGTAGTCATACCAGCCACCCCAGTTGCGTGGTAGCGTCACCGGCGCTCGGCTCGCATGACGTACGGAGAAGCACCGGCGAACGGTCGGTGACCAGATCAACGAGGCGCTCCACCCACCGGTGTCCGGTGCCTCGTACCGCTCGACTCGGTAGCAGTCAAAGGCCTCAACCAGGCCCTATGCGCAGGGGGAGACGTTTCGTGGAGCAAGCGGCAGCCGTGGACCCGATTCTGGATCTGGCCCGACCGTCGATCCTGCGGAACCCCTACCCCTCGTACGACCGGATGCGCGAGACCGGCCCGGTCTTCTGGCACGAACTGCTCGGTTCGTGGGTCCTGACCCGGCACGCCGACTGCCTCGCGGTGCTCACCGACAGCAACCGTTTCGCCTCCGACTGGCGCCGGGCCGGGGAGGACATCCCCGCCCCGCTGCTCAGCGTGCAGACCCTCGACCCGCCGGAGCACACCGCCATCCGGCACCTCCTCCTCGACGGTTTCCGGGCCCAGGACCGGCGGGCGCTCCATGACGACCTGGAGGGGCAGATCGCCGATCTGCTCGCGGAGTTGGCCGGCCGGCCGTCCTTCGACCTGGTCGGGGAGCTCGCCGAACCGATCGCCCTCCGCTTCGTGACCGCCTTCCTCGGCGTCCCGGCCCCCGCGCTCGACTGGTTCGTGCCCATGTCCCGTACCGTCGTCGACGGCATGGACGCCGGGCTGTGGCCCGAGAAGCACGAGCCGGCCGTCGCCGCCCGCGCCCAGCTCGCGGAGTACGCGGGCGGCTGGCTCGCCGACCCGCCGAAGGACGGCCTCATCGCCTACGTGGCCGAGCACGCGGCGGACAGCGGCGTGGCAGAAACGGTTCTGCGGAACAGTCTGCGCGCCGTTCTCCACGCGGGCTACGAATCCGCCTCCCGGCTGCTCGGCAACGCCGCGGCCGCCCTCCTCACCACCCCCGGCGCGCTCGCCGCGTTCCGGGCGACCCCGGCCACGGCCGTGGACGAACTCATCCGGTACGACGCACCCGTCCAGGCGGACGCCCGGGTCTGCGTCACCGACACCGAACTGGGTGGCGTCACGATGAAGGCGGGTGATCCGGTCACGCTCTTCCTGGGCGCGGCCAACCACGACCCGCTCCGCTTCGACCACCCCACAGAGCTGCGACTCGACCGCGCCCCGAACCCGCACCTCGGGTTCGGCCGCGGGGCCCATGCCTGTCTGGGCGCGTCCATGGCGATCCGGCTCACCGGATCGGTCCTCGGGACCCTGGCCACGGACCACCCCGGCGCACGGGCGGTCGCGGAACCGGAACACCGGCGCAACCTGACCCTTCGCGGTCTCGACCGCTTCGAGGTCTGCCTGCGTCCAGACACGGGGGAGGAGGTACGACCATGAAGTACTGGCACTGAAACCAGTGAGCGTGCTGCCCGTCCGCGAGGCCGGCACCACGCCCGTGCACGACACACGTGCACCCCGCCGGAGCCCGAGCCCGCTGCACGGCTCGGGCTCCGGCCCACGCACCAAACCCGCCGCGCCCGCGTACGGCGAACCGAGCCGCGCTCACGCCCGCGTACGGCGAACCGGGCGCGCCGCGACTGAGTACGCCGAACCGAGCCGCGCTCACGCCCGCGTACGCCGATCCGAGCCCGCCGCGTACGCCGAACCGAGCCCGCCGCACCGAGCGCGCCGCGACCGCTCGCGCCGGACCGAGTACCCCAAGGGCGCCTAACCGGCGACCGGCTCCACGCGCGCGTCGTCGACGAAGAGCCGCAGCGAGCCGTCGGCGGGGCACCGGAGCCCGACCGACAGGCGCTCCACCCGGCCGTCCGCGCCGAGCGTGTACGCCGCCGCCACCTGGAACAGGTCGTGGCCCGCGGGGCACCGGAGCACCTCCGTGGCCGTCCCCGGAGCGGGCGCGGCCGCCGGCCGGAGCCGCCAGGCCGTCTCCGGGCCGTACACGTCCCCGTCCTCGACGCCGAGCGGCAGGCAGCAGCCCACGCAGAAGCATTCCCGCGCGGTCACCTCGAACTGCTCCTCGCCGCAGTAGCGGCAGACGAGGACGCCGGTCACGGCCCGCCGCGCCGCGCCGCCGGGGCCGCCGAGCAGCCCCGACAGCCCGCCGCCCGGGTCCGCGGCCTCGGCGCCCTTCGGTCCGTCGCTCCACGCCCTGGTGTCCTCCACGGGAGTGATCTTCGCATCCCTCCCGTCGGGTCAGCCGCGCAGCCTCCCCGGCAGCCAGCGCAGCTGGGCCGCCTGCTGGAAGACGCCGCCGCCCTCGTGGTCGTTGAAGTCGTAGACCTCGATCGCCTTCTCCTCCCCGGCGTACGCGTTGAACGCCGCGAAGACGGTCGACGGCGGGCACGTCAGGTCTTCGAGCGCCGTCGAGAACAGGGCCGGGGCCATGGCGCGGGCCGCGAAGTGCACGCCGTCGAAGTGGGCGAGCGTCTCCGCGACCTGCCGCACCCGGCCGCGGTGCGTCTTGAGGTAGCTGCCTATCTCGCGGTACGGCATCCGGTCCGTGACCGTCGTCGCCCGCGGGAAGTCGCACAGGAACGGCACGTCCGGCGCCACCGCCACCAGGTCCGGTACGAGCCCCGCCACGGCCAGGGTGATCCCGCCGCCCTGGCTGCCGCCGGTCACCGCCGTGCGGCTCGCGTCCACCAGGGGATGCGAGCGGGCGGCCTCCACGGCACGGACCGCGTCCGTGAACAGTCGCCGGTAGTAGTACGTGTACGGATCCTCGACGCCCCGCGTCATGAAACCGGGGAACGAGGGGGCGCTGCCCACCGGGTCCGGGGTGTCGCCGGTGGCCCAGCCGCTGCCCTGCCCCCGGGTGTCCATCACGAAGTGCGCGAACCCGGCCGAGGCCCAGAGCAGATGCGTGTGCGGCAGGCCGCGCCCGCCCCCGTATCCGAGGAACTCCACCACGACGGGGAGCGGTTCGGTGGTCCCGGCGGGCAGGACGAGCCAGCCCCTGACCGGCTGGCCGCCGAAGCCGCCGAAGGTCACGTCGTACGTCTCCACCGTGGCGAGCCCGGTGGGGACGGCCTCGAAGCGCGCGTCCAGCGGGTGCGCGCGTGCCTCCCCGAGGGTCTCCGCCCAGAAGGCGTCGAAGTCCTCGGGCTCGACGGACTCGCTGCGGTAGGTGCGGAGTTGATCGAGAGGAAGGTCGAACTGGGTCATGAACACCGCCTGGGACATCGCCTGGTGAGAAGGGGTGACGTTCGAAATCTCGACCGGTTCGTCCCGGTCCTCCCCACCCTAGTCCGGCACCTCCGCCGATTCATATACGTGAATTTCGCGGCGGCCGAGCGGGACACCCCACGCCGTACGGGCGACGAGAACGTCCGCACGCCCGTCCCCATGACATCCTCGGACGAACCGCCCACGCCGCGTCCGGTCGTGGGCCTTCTTCGTCCTGCGCGGAGGAACACCATGCTCATCAGCCACGCCGTACGTCACCCTGTGCTGCACGTGACGCTCCACCGCGACCTGGACGTCACCAACCGGGCCGCCGCCGCCCTCCAGATCCAGGCCCTGGTCCAGATGCACCGCCCCGACCGGGTGGTCGTGACCGTCCCGGCCGCCGACCCCACCCCGGCCACCCTCAGCGCCCTCGCCCGCGCCCACCGCATGTGCGCGAGCCTCGGCATCCCGCTCGCCCTCACCGGCGCGAGCGCCCGCACCCGTCGGCTCCTGGACACCGAGAGCGCCTGAAGCGGAACGGGGGAGAGGCGCGGGGCCCAGCCGGCGCCGGAGCGGCCGGAGCCGCGGGCCCCGGGAGGCCCCGCCCCGGCCGTACGCCGACGCTCACCCCTCTGCCGGCCGCACCGCCTCCGCCTCCCGCAGCAGCACGGCCCCGTACCGCGCGCACTCCGCCGACAGCGGTGCGTACGCCGGCAGCAGCGTGAGCGGCAGCCGCATCACCTGCGGGAACAGGGAACGCACCTCCCGGAGCTGGGCCACCAGCGGCACCCACCCCGGGACCGCCTGACCGTGCGGCGGCCGCAGGCTCTGGCCGAGCCGCACGAGGCGCGTCATCAGCGGCGCGTCCACGTCGAGGTGCTCCGCCGACGGCAGCCGCCCGATCGACGCGAGCAGCCCCCGCGCCACCTTCGCCGACTCGCCGTGCTGCAGCAGCGTCGGACGTCCCGTCACGGCCCGCGCGAAGTCCTCGACCGCCGTCACCTGGGCGAAGGTCAGATACCGGGTGAGCGGCACCGACCTGAGCCTGCGCCAGTCGCCCGCCAGCACGTGCCGGTCCGACCGGGTCAGCCACTCGGACACCAGCGCCTCCGTGTGCACCGAGCTCACCGCGCGCTCGCCGATCCGGCAGAGCAGGAACGCCACGCAGCCGTGCGGCAGCCCCGAGGCCTGCTGCGGCAGCAGGGAGCCGATCCGGCACACCGCCAGTACCGGCGTCAGGTCGACCGGCTCGTCCTCCTGGAGCACCACAGCCC is from Streptomyces venezuelae ATCC 10712 and encodes:
- the opcA gene encoding glucose-6-phosphate dehydrogenase assembly protein OpcA is translated as MKIDLTDTNSSKINKAILEGRRAVGTPAVGAVLTLVVVTDEEHAYDAVKAANDASREHPSRTLVVIKRHARTPRERHEPRLDAEVRLGTDAGSGETVLLRLHGELGARADSVVLPLLLPDAPVVVWWPVDAPQVPSRDPLGSLAQRRITDAYAVEDPLAALETRAASYAPGDTDLAWTRLTPWRSMLAAALDQAPLTVTSAAVESEAENPSAELLARWFEVRLGVPVDRIVTDGPVVTAVRMGTADGEIRIDRPEGPVARLAIPGQPSRVLALKVRTTAELIAEELRRLDPDEAYEAALRGRGR
- a CDS encoding DoxX family protein yields the protein MGHPNRRDLGLLLLRVGTGAVLAAHGTQKLFGWFGGGGIEGTTKGMEAMGFHPGRESAIAAGLGEAGGGALLALGLATPAAGAAAAGAMTGAVAVHAPAGFFATSGGYEYPAFLGFVAAAIGVTGAGRYSLDHATDHVLDRPWVVLTAFLGTAVAAAAVVNRRAGDQAAAADAAPDPEPEVP
- a CDS encoding cytochrome P450 family protein → MVTGYDEAVAALTDPRLSSSPVGVNGLEEEMAHQERTNVLMASMLVANGEDHTRLRNLVSKAFTARRVEQLAPRVQAHTDAFLDAVAARGSADLVSEFALPLPMAVLSDLIGIPAEGQPDFARLAVGLIMPPNTPERLAKGARARAELTEFFEPLIAQRKKEPKDDLLSALCAAQAEERISDRELTAMTILLTLAGHETTASLIANGVHALLRHPEQFATLRDDPSLLPGAIEELLRYEGPVSRGVARFTTDPYEIGGVTVPAGEMIIIGLAAANRDPARYDRPDILDVARREVPQQLAFGHGVHFCLGAPLARAEARIAIGTLLRRFPDLRLADPDADLSRREGILRGMATLPVTFTPEA
- a CDS encoding HdeD family acid-resistance protein, translated to MTQAHDHPPRHDHDIPPGPLGVLAGAAWQALLVAGFAALVLGVLVLVWPGASLFVAGVLFGLFLLFSGVMQLVAAFGTHTTTALRVMAFISGALSILLGLLCFRGATQSILLLALWIGIGWLFRGITETIAAASDPAMPARGWHIFLGIVNALAGVVLIVSPLESAAVLMVLGGIWLVAVGAVEIVTAFQVRSRAKKLPPGT
- a CDS encoding cytochrome P450, which produces MEQAAAVDPILDLARPSILRNPYPSYDRMRETGPVFWHELLGSWVLTRHADCLAVLTDSNRFASDWRRAGEDIPAPLLSVQTLDPPEHTAIRHLLLDGFRAQDRRALHDDLEGQIADLLAELAGRPSFDLVGELAEPIALRFVTAFLGVPAPALDWFVPMSRTVVDGMDAGLWPEKHEPAVAARAQLAEYAGGWLADPPKDGLIAYVAEHAADSGVAETVLRNSLRAVLHAGYESASRLLGNAAAALLTTPGALAAFRATPATAVDELIRYDAPVQADARVCVTDTELGGVTMKAGDPVTLFLGAANHDPLRFDHPTELRLDRAPNPHLGFGRGAHACLGASMAIRLTGSVLGTLATDHPGARAVAEPEHRRNLTLRGLDRFEVCLRPDTGEEVRP
- a CDS encoding class I SAM-dependent methyltransferase, producing MTATSGAAEFDTIAPGYDASRGGAARAAGFAEQLTPLLDPAAGPVLDIGVGTGIVAAELAARGHLVYGLDLSTGMLARALDRLGPRVAVADACRLPVRTGSVRQAVSTWLLHAGPDHGRVFDEVARILRPGGRYLVIPAGGTRPTDDIGTVVGALEDRLDPLRTRQDGPWTLAPIAEARGLVYRGKASERPVTFRVSPRAMARSLSGGLFTGAWPVTGEATRLVAETQERLLALPDPDVPRVREMADFVMVFEKP
- a CDS encoding DUF350 domain-containing protein, with amino-acid sequence MSDIVNGLGRAGAYGALGVVLLILGIVLVDLLTPGKLGRQIWEDRNRNAAILLSSALLGIGGIVFTSIWTTYDNFGKGLVSTAAFGLLGLVMMAVAFLVVDLVTPGKLGATLVDPQPHPAVWVTASCNIAVSAIVSASIA
- a CDS encoding dipeptidase, with protein sequence MTAESTGTAALREKVRALMPRAKEDLTALVAMRSVADPRQFPPEECAEAADFLVRAFTEAGLRDMRRVTTPDGTDAVVGHAPGPEGAPTVLLYCHYDVQPPLDDAAWETPPFELTERDGRWFGRGAADCKGNIAMHLTALRALGGAEGRGFPVNIKFVAEGSEEQGTGGLERLVPLRPELFAADTLLICDTGNFARGLPTTTTSLRGLADVVVTVSTLKGPMHSGMFGGPAPDALAALVRILDSLRDEHGNTAIKGLPGDGAWTGVDYPAEQFRTDVGALDGVSLVGTGSVADELWARPAVTVLGIDCPPVVGSSAAVQATVRARVSLRIPPGIDADEAVRALTDHLTGAAPWGARVEVEQEGAGQPFRARTDGPAYRALGTALREAYGKDMVQSGQGGSIPLCNVLASHFPDAEIALIGVEEPGCLIHAPNESVDPSEIEHMALAEALFLSTYATPL
- a CDS encoding acetylxylan esterase; this translates as MTQFDLPLDQLRTYRSESVEPEDFDAFWAETLGEARAHPLDARFEAVPTGLATVETYDVTFGGFGGQPVRGWLVLPAGTTEPLPVVVEFLGYGGGRGLPHTHLLWASAGFAHFVMDTRGQGSGWATGDTPDPVGSAPSFPGFMTRGVEDPYTYYYRRLFTDAVRAVEAARSHPLVDASRTAVTGGSQGGGITLAVAGLVPDLVAVAPDVPFLCDFPRATTVTDRMPYREIGSYLKTHRGRVRQVAETLAHFDGVHFAARAMAPALFSTALEDLTCPPSTVFAAFNAYAGEEKAIEVYDFNDHEGGGVFQQAAQLRWLPGRLRG